A part of Aquaspirillum sp. LM1 genomic DNA contains:
- a CDS encoding GNAT family N-acetyltransferase codes for MLVYRPAVTDDLDAMLALLHRSAQRHVLPGLSPQGQAHYLAQLDRPVLADKLADRQRFGFELAWCAGQLAGLAAVRWPAHVYYLFVDDPFQRQGVARQLWQRLQASAPDARLWRVNAAPGAVVAYQRLGFVATGPEQQLQGIRYVPMQCQRAGPDLADGLA; via the coding sequence ATGCTGGTTTACCGCCCGGCTGTTACCGATGATCTGGACGCCATGCTGGCGCTGCTGCACCGCAGCGCGCAGCGCCATGTGCTGCCAGGGTTGAGTCCGCAGGGGCAGGCGCATTATCTGGCCCAGCTTGACCGGCCCGTGTTGGCAGACAAACTGGCTGACCGGCAACGCTTTGGCTTTGAGCTGGCCTGGTGCGCCGGGCAGTTGGCCGGGCTGGCGGCGGTGCGCTGGCCTGCGCACGTGTATTATCTGTTTGTCGATGACCCGTTTCAGCGTCAGGGTGTGGCCCGCCAGCTCTGGCAGCGTCTGCAGGCTAGCGCGCCGGATGCGCGGCTCTGGCGGGTGAATGCCGCGCCTGGCGCAGTGGTGGCGTATCAGCGTCTGGGGTTTGTGGCTACCGGGCCAGAACAGCAGTTACAGGGTATTCGCTATGTGCCGATGCAGTGCCAGCGCGCCGGCCCAGATCTGGCGGATGGTCTTGCCTGA
- a CDS encoding TatD family hydrolase has protein sequence MPPTLFDTHCHLDAAEFAACRDSVVNAALAAGVGDMLVPAVSTASWPATLAMRSRYGCRVTLGLHPVYLAQHRPEHLEQLADALDRERPDAVGEIGLDFYLPELDPAAQEALLLAQLKLARARQLPVVLHLRRAQDRVLKYLRQVSPPGGIAHAFNGSRQQADTLIALGFKLGFGGAMSYSGSQRIRQLAATLPLSALVLETDAPDIRPAWCPPEQPNQPDNLPRFARILAELRGESVEDILTATSANARQALGLDGQAPRLRAA, from the coding sequence ATGCCCCCCACGCTATTCGACACCCACTGCCATCTTGACGCCGCCGAATTTGCCGCTTGCCGCGATTCGGTGGTCAACGCCGCGCTGGCTGCCGGGGTGGGCGACATGCTGGTTCCTGCCGTCAGCACCGCCAGTTGGCCAGCCACCCTGGCCATGCGCAGCCGCTATGGCTGCCGGGTGACGCTGGGCCTGCATCCGGTGTATCTGGCCCAGCACCGGCCCGAGCATCTGGAACAGCTGGCCGACGCGCTGGACCGCGAGCGGCCCGACGCGGTGGGCGAAATCGGCCTGGATTTTTATCTGCCTGAACTCGACCCCGCCGCGCAGGAGGCATTGCTGCTGGCCCAGCTGAAGCTGGCGCGCGCGCGCCAGTTGCCGGTGGTGCTGCATCTGCGTCGGGCGCAGGATCGGGTGCTGAAGTATCTGCGCCAGGTATCACCACCCGGCGGCATTGCCCATGCGTTCAATGGCAGCCGCCAGCAGGCCGATACGCTGATTGCGCTGGGGTTCAAGCTGGGTTTTGGCGGAGCAATGAGCTATAGCGGTTCGCAGCGCATTCGCCAGCTGGCGGCCACGCTACCGCTGTCGGCGCTGGTACTGGAAACCGACGCGCCGGACATCCGCCCGGCCTGGTGCCCACCCGAACAGCCCAACCAGCCGGACAATCTGCCACGCTTTGCCCGGATTCTGGCCGAACTGCGTGGTGAAAGCGTGGAAGACATTCTCACCGCCACTAGCGCCAACGCCCGTCAGGCGCTGGGACTGGACGGGCAAGCGCCTAGGCTTCGCGCCGCTTGA
- the murJ gene encoding murein biosynthesis integral membrane protein MurJ — translation MNLLKTLATVSSMTLVSRILGFVRDAIIARSFGAGMATDAFFVAFKLPNLLRRVFAEGAFSQAFVPVLAEYKEKQGDDAARALLANVTGLLTLALAGVTLLGMLAAPWVIYLSAPGFSNDADKFGLTVTLLRITFPYILLISLASLASSVLNTWRQFSIPALTPTLLNISFILFATLLAPYFDPPVLALGWAVFAGGLAQLAFQLPYLRRIRMLPWPRLRFNDAGVNRIMRQMGPAIFGVSIGQISLVINTIFASLLVSGSVSWMYYADRLMEFPTGVLGVALGTILLPSLSRHAAQAADAEFSHLLDWGIRLSLLLALPSAVGLAILSWPLIATLFMYGKFTANDVAMTQQALIAYAFGLVGLILVKVLAPGFYARQNVKTPVRIALLTLACTQLMNLAFIIPLKHAGLSLAIGLGACLNAGLLLYQLRRHGIYQPQPGWGRFARKVALALAVMAEVLLVLYWSLPLDWLHSAAWQRVVWLTVLVLIGVLVYFACLYAQGFRLADFKRREA, via the coding sequence ATGAATCTGCTAAAAACCCTGGCCACGGTCAGCAGCATGACCCTGGTGTCGCGCATTCTGGGCTTTGTCCGCGACGCCATTATTGCCCGCAGCTTTGGTGCCGGGATGGCCACGGACGCGTTTTTTGTGGCGTTCAAGCTGCCCAATCTGCTGCGCCGGGTGTTTGCCGAGGGGGCGTTTTCCCAGGCATTTGTGCCGGTGCTGGCTGAATATAAAGAAAAACAGGGCGACGACGCTGCACGGGCCTTGCTGGCCAATGTAACCGGCCTGCTTACTCTGGCGCTGGCGGGGGTGACCCTGCTGGGCATGCTGGCCGCGCCATGGGTGATTTACCTGTCCGCCCCTGGCTTTAGCAACGACGCCGACAAGTTTGGCCTGACCGTCACCCTGCTGCGCATCACCTTTCCCTATATCTTGTTGATCTCGCTGGCCTCGCTGGCCAGCAGCGTGCTGAACACCTGGCGGCAATTTTCCATTCCGGCGCTGACGCCCACGCTGCTTAATATCAGCTTCATCCTGTTTGCCACCCTGCTGGCCCCGTATTTTGATCCGCCTGTGCTGGCGCTGGGCTGGGCGGTGTTTGCCGGCGGGCTGGCCCAGCTGGCGTTCCAGCTGCCCTATCTGCGCCGGATCCGCATGCTGCCCTGGCCGCGTTTGCGCTTTAATGATGCCGGGGTGAATCGCATCATGCGCCAGATGGGGCCGGCTATCTTTGGGGTGTCGATTGGCCAGATTTCGCTGGTGATCAACACCATCTTTGCCTCATTGCTGGTGTCGGGTAGTGTGTCGTGGATGTACTACGCCGACCGGCTGATGGAATTTCCCACCGGGGTGCTGGGGGTGGCGCTGGGCACCATTCTATTGCCGTCACTGTCACGCCATGCCGCCCAGGCAGCGGACGCCGAGTTTTCCCATCTGCTCGACTGGGGCATCCGATTGTCTTTGCTGCTGGCGCTGCCTTCGGCAGTGGGGCTGGCCATTTTGTCCTGGCCGCTGATTGCCACCTTGTTCATGTACGGCAAATTTACCGCCAACGATGTGGCGATGACCCAGCAGGCGCTGATTGCCTACGCGTTCGGTCTGGTCGGGTTGATTCTGGTCAAGGTGCTGGCACCAGGGTTTTATGCCCGGCAAAACGTGAAAACCCCGGTGCGGATCGCCTTGCTCACCCTGGCCTGCACCCAGTTGATGAACCTAGCGTTTATTATTCCGCTCAAGCACGCCGGCCTGTCGCTGGCCATCGGGCTGGGGGCGTGCCTGAATGCGGGTCTGCTGCTGTATCAACTGCGCCGGCATGGCATTTACCAGCCGCAACCGGGCTGGGGACGCTTTGCCCGGAAGGTGGCGCTGGCGCTGGCGGTGATGGCGGAAGTGCTGCTGGTGCTGTACTGGAGCCTGCCGCTGGACTGGCTGCACAGCGCTGCCTGGCAGCGGGTGGTCTGGCTGACCGTGCTGGTGCTGATTGGGGTGCTGGTGTACTTTGCCTGCCTGTATGCGCAGGGCTTTCGGCTGGCCGATTTCAAGCGGCGCGAAGCCTAG
- the rpsT gene encoding 30S ribosomal protein S20 — protein sequence MANSAQARKRARQAEVAREHNASLRTQYRTAVKKVLKAVLAGDKAAAQEVFKSSVAVIDRIADKNIVHKNKASRHKSRLSAKIKAIAA from the coding sequence ATGGCAAATAGCGCACAAGCTCGCAAGCGCGCTCGCCAGGCCGAAGTGGCCCGCGAGCATAACGCTAGCCTGCGTACCCAATATCGCACCGCCGTCAAAAAAGTGCTGAAAGCAGTGCTGGCTGGCGACAAAGCCGCCGCACAGGAAGTGTTCAAGTCGTCCGTTGCTGTGATCGACCGTATCGCTGACAAGAACATCGTGCACAAGAACAAGGCCTCTCGTCACAAGAGCCGCCTGTCCGCCAAGATCAAGGCCATTGCTGCCTGA
- a CDS encoding folate-binding protein YgfZ translates to MNADWLAWLAQQPTPPTYPTQTDAPRLCALSDFAVLDFHGEETQAFLQGQLSSDVREVNDQHAQYSSYSTAKGRMLASFLVWQRETHYRLMVRADLAEAMKKRLGMFILRAKVKVALDSDSVLLGLSGAQAGELARQVFGQVPSAPGEVTQGEYGSLLALAGDRLLLDLTASAAPTLWQALCAGGAHAVSQTDWHAQDIAHGLPWISAATQELFVAQMANMELIGAVSFKKGCYPGQEIVARTQYLGKTKRRMFRVHLDANGVSAGQALFSPATAEQTIGHIVNAVPAPTGGSEALAVFQLPALESGVHLGALDGPALQVLPLPYAVPLE, encoded by the coding sequence ATGAATGCCGACTGGCTTGCCTGGCTGGCCCAACAGCCCACGCCCCCCACTTACCCGACCCAGACCGACGCCCCCCGCCTGTGTGCGCTGAGCGATTTTGCCGTGCTGGATTTTCATGGCGAAGAGACTCAGGCCTTTTTGCAGGGCCAGTTGTCCAGCGACGTGCGCGAAGTGAACGACCAGCACGCGCAATACTCCAGCTATTCCACCGCCAAAGGCCGCATGCTGGCCAGCTTTCTGGTCTGGCAACGCGAGACGCACTATCGGCTGATGGTGCGCGCCGATCTGGCTGAGGCCATGAAAAAACGTCTGGGCATGTTTATCTTGCGCGCCAAGGTTAAAGTGGCGCTGGACAGCGACAGCGTGCTGCTGGGCCTGAGCGGCGCGCAAGCGGGCGAACTGGCCCGCCAGGTGTTCGGTCAGGTGCCCAGCGCACCAGGCGAGGTAACACAGGGCGAATACGGCAGCCTGCTGGCGCTGGCCGGTGACCGCCTGCTGCTTGACCTGACCGCCAGCGCAGCGCCCACCCTGTGGCAGGCATTGTGCGCCGGCGGTGCCCACGCTGTCAGTCAGACCGACTGGCATGCCCAGGACATCGCCCATGGCCTGCCGTGGATCAGCGCCGCCACCCAGGAGCTGTTTGTGGCACAGATGGCCAATATGGAGCTGATTGGCGCGGTCAGCTTCAAAAAGGGCTGCTACCCTGGCCAGGAAATCGTCGCCCGCACCCAGTATCTGGGCAAGACCAAGCGGCGGATGTTCCGCGTGCATCTGGACGCCAACGGCGTCAGCGCTGGCCAGGCACTGTTCAGCCCGGCCACTGCCGAACAGACCATCGGCCATATCGTCAATGCCGTACCGGCTCCCACGGGCGGCAGCGAGGCACTGGCGGTGTTCCAGCTGCCGGCGCTGGAAAGCGGCGTGCATCTGGGCGCGCTGGATGGCCCGGCCTTGCAGGTTCTGCCGTTACCGTATGCCGTGCCGCTGGAATAA
- a CDS encoding methyl-accepting chemotaxis protein produces the protein MALASMRMALSDRERRWLPWWGKTGKVSMRWATFLNRHRLEGLEQSFTGIAETRVNILTQWTQEQWQHLDALADQLVGGMPQVDEAILRFRHQLADAFSELFVIDANGVVLASTANQRQGRHDLPAAAVARGVQTRFLHGPYLDSVTQALGPSTSKFHDAVTLMFYQPLLRNGQSVGAVCGRVPNDVVSDLIQREAGHIFHESGDNYLFMAKSVFDPSIAPGTALSRSRFEDKTFSLGDNLKDGIRTRWGVVRVQQHTEFELVFNDPATGQLHPGVRETIRSGENLFVTYPGYSDYRHIPVIGRGVTFQLPGSPDTWGMMCEADLEEVYRHRTISYRLTRLYITTMLITWAAASGVDALFELDLHSRSAVALCAHMFGAWLFLTFGTRKLTNRFRQMIRMVRTIAEGGGDLRQRLDRSTGRTDELTVMAQWFNSFIDNLEGIVRRVIHTSNEISTTNQVMQHGHHATRDTTHTVLGLMDDMFASLAGQMREIDAANISAVEMKRVMQEMVDNASQQVNLVRQRSQGIRDSVAESSRTLTQLETSTVEIGRVVGVISEIADQTNLLALNAAIEAARAGEQGRGFAVVADEVRKLAERTSKATDEIGSMISGVQTQAHGAVASMAVGMREMEEGLKLAEETASDNGEVHRLVEQLFHAIDGIAATSRAHNDKVQQVSDATQSTSQVLAETGHTTQQTLFASNRLQQLVNQFKVG, from the coding sequence ATGGCACTAGCCAGCATGCGCATGGCGCTCAGTGATCGCGAACGACGATGGTTGCCGTGGTGGGGCAAAACCGGAAAAGTGTCGATGCGCTGGGCCACGTTCCTGAACCGGCATCGGCTGGAGGGGCTGGAGCAGTCGTTTACCGGCATTGCCGAAACCCGGGTCAACATCCTCACCCAATGGACCCAGGAGCAATGGCAGCACCTGGATGCGCTGGCCGACCAGTTGGTGGGCGGCATGCCGCAGGTGGATGAGGCCATCCTGCGTTTTCGTCACCAGTTGGCCGATGCGTTTTCCGAGCTGTTCGTGATCGACGCCAATGGCGTGGTGCTGGCGTCCACCGCCAACCAGCGCCAGGGGCGTCACGACCTGCCGGCTGCAGCGGTGGCGCGCGGCGTGCAAACCCGGTTTTTGCACGGGCCTTATCTGGATTCGGTTACCCAGGCGCTGGGGCCGAGCACGTCCAAGTTCCACGATGCCGTCACGCTGATGTTTTACCAGCCCCTGCTGCGCAATGGCCAGAGCGTCGGCGCAGTCTGCGGGCGGGTACCCAACGATGTGGTCAGCGACTTGATCCAGCGTGAGGCCGGGCATATTTTTCATGAGTCGGGCGACAACTACCTGTTTATGGCCAAATCGGTGTTTGATCCGAGTATTGCGCCAGGCACAGCGTTGTCCCGTTCGCGCTTTGAAGACAAAACCTTCTCGCTGGGCGACAACCTGAAAGACGGCATTCGCACCCGCTGGGGCGTGGTGCGGGTGCAGCAGCATACCGAGTTTGAACTGGTGTTCAACGACCCGGCCACCGGCCAGTTGCACCCCGGCGTGCGCGAAACCATTCGCAGCGGCGAAAACCTGTTTGTCACCTATCCGGGGTATTCCGACTACCGGCATATTCCGGTAATTGGTCGCGGCGTCACCTTCCAGCTGCCGGGGTCGCCCGATACCTGGGGGATGATGTGCGAAGCCGACCTGGAAGAAGTGTATCGCCACCGCACCATTAGTTACCGTTTAACCCGGCTGTATATCACCACCATGCTCATTACCTGGGCAGCGGCCAGTGGGGTAGACGCGCTATTTGAGCTGGATTTGCACTCTCGTAGTGCGGTTGCACTGTGTGCGCACATGTTTGGTGCGTGGCTGTTCCTGACCTTTGGCACGCGCAAGCTGACCAACCGCTTCCGCCAGATGATCCGCATGGTGCGTACCATTGCCGAAGGCGGCGGCGATTTGCGCCAGCGTCTGGACCGCAGCACTGGCCGCACCGACGAACTGACGGTGATGGCGCAGTGGTTCAACAGCTTTATCGACAATCTGGAAGGAATTGTCCGTCGGGTGATCCACACCTCCAACGAGATTTCCACCACCAATCAGGTGATGCAGCATGGCCACCATGCCACCCGTGACACCACCCACACGGTGCTCGGGCTGATGGATGACATGTTTGCCTCGCTGGCTGGCCAGATGCGCGAAATCGACGCCGCCAATATCTCGGCGGTGGAAATGAAGCGGGTGATGCAGGAGATGGTGGACAACGCCAGCCAGCAGGTCAATCTGGTCCGTCAGCGCTCGCAAGGTATTCGCGACTCGGTGGCTGAATCCAGCCGCACGCTGACCCAGCTGGAAACCAGCACGGTGGAAATTGGCCGGGTGGTCGGGGTGATCAGCGAAATTGCCGACCAGACCAATCTTTTGGCGCTGAACGCGGCGATTGAAGCCGCCCGCGCCGGCGAGCAGGGTCGGGGCTTTGCCGTGGTGGCCGACGAAGTGCGCAAGCTGGCCGAACGCACCAGCAAGGCCACTGATGAGATTGGCAGCATGATTTCCGGCGTGCAAACCCAGGCGCACGGCGCGGTGGCCAGCATGGCGGTGGGCATGCGCGAAATGGAAGAAGGCCTGAAGCTGGCCGAGGAAACCGCGTCGGACAATGGTGAGGTACACCGTCTGGTCGAGCAGTTGTTCCACGCCATTGATGGTATTGCTGCCACCAGCCGGGCGCACAATGACAAGGTGCAGCAGGTCAGCGACGCCACGCAAAGCACCAGCCAGGTGCTGGCGGAAACCGGGCATACCACCCAGCAGACGCTGTTTGCCTCCAACCGCCTGCAGCAGCTGGTCAATCAGTTCAAGGTGGGCTGA
- a CDS encoding IS110 family transposase, with protein MELSALYKCVIGLDVHQAQITACALIQQPDGSTRIEQRQFGGFARDRRELADWAASLHPDEVVMESTGIYWKSPYAALEAVGIRAKVVNARHVKHVPGRKTDVGDAHWLAMLARAGLLRASFVPPAALRELRLIARQRQKLVGQLASEKNRLHKVLTDSGIRLGVVVSDLHGQSARAMVKAIIAGQAPQQVINLASRRLKASREEIFDALQGDLTASHRFVLDELMQHIEEIEARIDRFDVRLLAGLESERGTLALLQTIPGVDLIGAAMLLVEIGSDMGAFGSADRLASWVGVCPGNNESAGKRKSGHTRKGNPYVRRLLCEFAHAASRTTSVFKSKFQALVVRRGYKRAIIAIGHKILRTLFFMLKRREHYRDCATDYEALSVQRNAPRWIKALTKFGFITPASA; from the coding sequence ATGGAACTGTCAGCACTGTACAAATGCGTCATCGGACTCGACGTCCATCAGGCGCAAATCACCGCCTGCGCATTGATTCAGCAACCCGATGGCAGCACGCGCATCGAGCAGCGGCAGTTTGGCGGCTTTGCCCGCGACCGCCGGGAACTCGCGGATTGGGCCGCTTCCTTGCACCCGGATGAAGTCGTGATGGAGAGCACCGGCATCTACTGGAAGAGCCCGTATGCCGCGCTGGAGGCAGTCGGCATCCGCGCCAAGGTGGTGAATGCCCGCCACGTCAAGCATGTCCCTGGCCGCAAGACCGATGTGGGCGATGCCCATTGGCTGGCGATGCTGGCGCGGGCCGGTTTGTTGCGCGCCTCGTTTGTCCCGCCTGCAGCATTGCGCGAATTGCGCCTGATTGCCCGTCAGCGACAGAAACTGGTTGGCCAACTGGCCTCTGAGAAGAACCGGCTGCACAAAGTGCTGACCGACAGTGGAATTCGCCTTGGCGTAGTGGTCAGCGATCTGCATGGGCAATCTGCCCGCGCCATGGTCAAGGCGATCATCGCCGGGCAAGCCCCACAGCAGGTGATCAACCTGGCCAGCCGCCGACTGAAGGCCAGCCGTGAGGAGATCTTCGATGCCCTACAAGGCGATCTGACCGCCAGTCACCGCTTCGTGCTCGACGAACTGATGCAGCATATTGAGGAGATCGAAGCCAGGATCGACCGCTTCGACGTCCGATTGCTGGCTGGGCTTGAATCCGAGCGGGGCACGCTGGCGCTGCTGCAAACGATCCCTGGCGTTGACCTGATCGGCGCGGCGATGCTGTTGGTGGAAATTGGCTCGGACATGGGCGCCTTCGGCAGCGCAGATCGTTTGGCTTCGTGGGTTGGCGTTTGCCCGGGCAACAACGAGTCGGCGGGCAAGCGCAAGTCAGGCCACACCCGCAAGGGCAACCCATATGTGCGCCGCCTGCTGTGCGAGTTTGCGCATGCCGCCAGTCGCACCACATCGGTGTTCAAGTCGAAGTTCCAGGCTCTTGTGGTCAGGCGTGGCTACAAACGCGCCATTATTGCAATTGGTCACAAAATTCTGCGCACGCTGTTCTTCATGCTCAAGCGGCGCGAGCATTACCGGGATTGCGCGACGGATTACGAGGCGCTCTCTGTTCAGCGCAATGCCCCACGCTGGATCAAGGCGCTGACTAAATTTGGCTTTATCACGCCAGCCAGCGCCTGA
- a CDS encoding calcium-binding protein yields MRCLTPFDASYFLRKPKIMATTTGKSITLSNTDVNFTLTGTVDYNIYGNNLTNRITGNDANNRIYGVDGHDSLTGGGGNDSLYGGDGNDTLVGSAGDDYMAGDYGNDSFVIDSTGDVVVEEANKGIDIVYTALVDYTLTSNVEYLTMTGSNSLIGHGNALDNRLIGNSGDNQLFGEDGNDAMYGGLGNDTIFGGDGNDVLSGQESENELHGGAGNDTYYISVGLDTIFENANEGTDTVVMQSSFTLPEHFENLTLTGTSNAIGRGNAARNTLIGNDGNNQLFGEDGNDSLDGRGGLNTLVGGKGDDIYTIRTLDDHIVENTGEGNDTVWIGQMYGDYTLSNTLENLRMAVKGNGHETMTGNNERNYISVDTVSYVYGLDGDDVISGTSAGQAYGGNGNDSIVLTGSGSYMWGGAGHDYLKIFNSTGVLYGNEGNDTLTAENSTGSHLLGGAGDDLYIIDAASMVSGSGYFYLAEKANEGIDTIKSEMSFTLTYSLTNGIYSEPAAEVQASVYGYAGDDYFENLTLTGTGNTNGFGNALNNNVFGNSGNNHLMGLDGHDFLVGYGGNDVLEGGNGNDTLMANGNQAAGVTLNQTGTIQMTGGAGNDTFWMVRGYVGDHSAGSSKLTITDFTHGVDHVQFSINTTSTAPTALNTLTAGTGDTLTSLINQAAAASASTSAPAVSSFVYSGNTYLVFDQSSDATFNAAADLAVKITGTPTLTFSDLSFLKLA; encoded by the coding sequence GTGAGATGCCTCACCCCCTTTGACGCATCATATTTTTTAAGGAAACCTAAAATCATGGCCACCACCACCGGCAAGTCAATTACACTCTCTAACACCGACGTCAACTTCACCCTGACCGGCACCGTTGATTACAATATCTATGGCAACAACCTGACCAACCGGATCACCGGTAATGATGCAAACAACCGCATCTATGGCGTGGATGGCCACGATAGCCTGACCGGTGGCGGCGGCAATGATTCGCTGTACGGAGGAGATGGGAATGACACCCTGGTGGGCAGCGCCGGTGATGACTATATGGCCGGTGACTACGGCAACGACTCATTTGTAATTGACAGCACTGGCGATGTGGTGGTAGAGGAAGCCAATAAAGGTATCGATATTGTCTATACCGCGCTGGTCGATTACACCCTGACCAGCAACGTGGAATACCTCACCATGACCGGCAGCAATAGCCTGATCGGCCATGGCAATGCACTGGACAACCGCCTGATTGGCAATTCGGGTGACAACCAGCTGTTTGGTGAAGACGGCAACGATGCCATGTACGGTGGGCTGGGCAATGACACCATTTTTGGTGGCGATGGCAATGATGTGCTCAGTGGCCAGGAAAGCGAAAACGAACTCCACGGCGGCGCAGGCAACGACACCTACTATATCTCGGTGGGTCTGGACACCATCTTTGAAAATGCCAACGAAGGCACGGACACCGTGGTGATGCAATCCAGCTTCACCTTGCCAGAGCATTTTGAAAACCTCACGCTGACTGGCACCAGTAATGCCATCGGTCGTGGCAATGCCGCGCGCAACACCCTGATTGGCAATGATGGCAATAACCAGCTATTTGGCGAAGATGGCAATGACTCGCTGGATGGTCGTGGCGGGCTCAATACCCTGGTAGGCGGCAAGGGAGATGATATTTACACCATCCGCACCCTGGATGACCATATTGTCGAAAATACAGGTGAGGGCAACGATACGGTCTGGATTGGTCAGATGTATGGTGATTACACCTTATCCAATACGCTGGAAAATCTGCGTATGGCAGTCAAAGGTAACGGCCACGAAACCATGACCGGCAACAATGAAAGAAATTATATTTCGGTGGATACTGTCAGCTATGTTTATGGCCTGGATGGGGATGATGTCATCAGTGGCACCAGTGCTGGTCAAGCGTATGGTGGTAATGGCAACGATTCAATTGTATTGACAGGCTCAGGCTCATATATGTGGGGTGGTGCCGGCCATGATTACCTCAAAATCTTTAATAGTACCGGTGTACTCTATGGCAATGAAGGCAACGACACACTCACGGCAGAGAACAGCACAGGTTCCCATCTACTGGGCGGCGCAGGCGATGACTTATACATTATTGATGCTGCCTCAATGGTGAGTGGTAGTGGCTATTTTTATCTGGCAGAAAAAGCCAATGAGGGAATTGATACCATTAAAAGCGAAATGTCGTTCACATTGACCTACTCGCTGACCAATGGGATTTACTCAGAGCCAGCAGCAGAAGTACAAGCATCGGTCTATGGCTATGCTGGCGATGACTACTTTGAAAACCTGACCCTGACCGGCACAGGCAACACCAATGGCTTTGGCAATGCCTTGAACAACAATGTCTTTGGCAATAGTGGCAATAATCACCTGATGGGTCTGGATGGCCATGACTTCCTGGTAGGCTACGGCGGTAACGATGTACTGGAAGGCGGCAACGGCAACGATACGCTGATGGCCAACGGCAACCAGGCAGCTGGGGTGACGCTTAACCAGACCGGCACCATCCAGATGACTGGCGGTGCTGGCAATGACACCTTCTGGATGGTGCGTGGTTATGTCGGAGACCATAGTGCCGGCAGCAGCAAGCTGACCATCACCGACTTTACCCATGGCGTAGATCACGTACAGTTCAGCATCAATACCACCAGCACTGCACCGACGGCGCTGAACACGCTGACCGCCGGCACAGGCGACACGCTGACCAGCCTGATTAACCAGGCCGCCGCCGCCAGCGCCTCGACCAGCGCACCGGCAGTGTCCTCGTTTGTTTATTCGGGCAACACCTACCTGGTGTTTGATCAGAGCAGCGATGCCACCTTCAATGCAGCAGCAGACCTGGCCGTGAAGATTACCGGCACGCCGACGCTGACCTTTAGCGATCTGAGCTTCCTGAAACTGGCGTAA